A stretch of the Methanobacterium veterum genome encodes the following:
- a CDS encoding M20/M25/M40 family metallo-hydrolase — translation MQKALEYVDENLDTFIEDLKSICSIPSISVQDEGINECVIRIKEILEESGLNVKVLELEGANPLIYGEYKPENYSKTIIFYNHYDVQPADPLELWTSPPFEPSIRDGKIFARGVADNKGNIIARVKAVESILKTAGDLPAAVKFVFEGEEEVGGVSLPKYIDKYKELFEADIGVWESGDRHENGRPSVKLGYKGLAFFEFFVKKADRDVHSGRAGLVPNPVWRLVEFLSSLRDEKGKILIEGFYDDIKITKEDEELLKQIPFDDEETKEEYGLTEFAGKFEGFEALKSLYLKPTCNIDGIKSGYIGEGTKTIVPSEALVKVDFRLFPGQTPEKLLENLHKHIEKYGFSDIEVKYHYGYESAKTPPSSFAVDIIRDATRKTYGIEPLIYPISVGSSPIYNFINKLGIPTVSTGAEYWGSLVHSPNENIRIEDFRLALKNIVNIIDELSKH, via the coding sequence ATGCAAAAAGCGCTGGAATATGTGGATGAAAATCTTGACACATTTATTGAAGACCTTAAATCAATATGTTCTATTCCATCTATATCTGTGCAAGATGAGGGCATAAATGAATGTGTAATAAGGATCAAGGAAATTCTTGAAGAATCAGGACTAAATGTTAAAGTACTGGAGTTAGAAGGGGCCAATCCTCTAATCTATGGGGAGTACAAACCTGAAAATTATAGTAAAACAATTATTTTTTACAACCACTACGACGTGCAGCCGGCAGATCCCCTGGAGCTGTGGACGAGCCCCCCTTTTGAGCCCTCCATTAGAGACGGCAAAATATTTGCAAGGGGAGTTGCAGACAACAAGGGGAATATTATAGCTCGAGTCAAGGCCGTTGAATCTATTTTAAAAACAGCAGGTGATCTTCCAGCAGCTGTAAAATTTGTTTTTGAGGGTGAAGAGGAAGTAGGGGGTGTATCACTCCCAAAATATATTGACAAGTATAAAGAACTATTTGAAGCGGATATAGGTGTCTGGGAATCTGGCGACAGACATGAGAATGGAAGGCCGTCTGTAAAGCTTGGTTACAAGGGGCTTGCATTTTTTGAATTTTTTGTTAAGAAAGCTGATAGGGACGTGCATTCCGGCAGGGCAGGACTAGTTCCTAATCCTGTCTGGAGACTAGTGGAGTTTTTAAGCAGTCTTAGAGATGAAAAAGGTAAAATCCTGATTGAAGGGTTCTATGATGATATTAAAATAACTAAAGAAGATGAAGAACTTTTAAAACAAATTCCTTTTGATGATGAGGAAACCAAGGAAGAATATGGACTAACTGAATTTGCAGGGAAATTTGAAGGGTTTGAGGCCCTGAAGTCCTTATATTTGAAACCAACATGCAACATCGATGGTATAAAATCAGGTTACATTGGAGAGGGAACCAAAACTATAGTTCCAAGTGAAGCCCTTGTTAAAGTAGACTTTAGACTTTTCCCAGGGCAGACACCTGAAAAGCTTCTTGAAAATCTCCATAAACATATAGAAAAATATGGATTCAGTGATATTGAGGTTAAGTATCATTACGGCTATGAATCAGCTAAAACACCACCCTCTTCATTTGCAGTGGATATAATTAGAGATGCAACTAGAAAAACATACGGCATAGAACCTTTAATTTATCCAATATCTGTTGGAAGCAGTCCTATTTATAATTTCATAAATAAATTAGGTATCCCAACAGTTTCTACAGGTGCAGAATACTGGGGTTCGCTAGTACATTCTCCAAATGAAAATATTAGAATAGAAGACTTCAGGCTTGCCCTTAAAAACATTGTAAATATAATTGATGAATTATCTAAACATTAG
- a CDS encoding methanogenesis marker 8 protein, translated as MDEHVIEALGKARVVVRDGKVVEVGEPKINYCPLFDKYRGIKEITPEAVKENIEFRIKDFGMCTSERKLRMKDFLSFGVSETLGTLLDKGIIDCAVIVSEGCGTTVVEDPEFVQGMAGRISAFLSTSPIEKIIVKVGPENVLNPETAEINQIKGVLKAVEMGHKKIAVSVISAEDAKTLREIEKEHEGVNIYIFAAHVTEMSKEEAEELFDYADVVTGCASKYIREVGEGREIFTAGASIPIYGVTEAGEKFLKIRIEKIGGLKDKPDAKIPDPLI; from the coding sequence ATGGATGAACATGTAATAGAAGCGCTTGGAAAAGCAAGGGTTGTAGTAAGAGATGGCAAAGTGGTGGAAGTTGGAGAACCAAAAATCAATTACTGCCCCCTTTTTGATAAATACAGAGGAATCAAAGAGATTACACCGGAGGCCGTAAAAGAAAATATAGAATTTAGAATCAAAGATTTTGGAATGTGTACTTCCGAACGAAAATTACGTATGAAAGATTTTTTATCGTTTGGAGTATCTGAAACACTGGGAACTCTTCTTGATAAAGGTATAATTGACTGCGCGGTTATTGTAAGTGAAGGATGTGGAACTACCGTCGTTGAGGATCCTGAGTTTGTTCAGGGTATGGCTGGCAGAATATCTGCATTTTTAAGCACATCACCTATTGAAAAAATCATTGTTAAGGTAGGGCCTGAAAATGTTCTTAATCCTGAAACTGCTGAAATTAACCAGATTAAAGGTGTACTAAAGGCTGTTGAGATGGGCCACAAAAAAATAGCAGTTTCTGTTATATCTGCAGAGGATGCAAAAACACTCCGAGAAATTGAAAAAGAACATGAAGGGGTTAATATTTACATATTTGCTGCCCATGTAACTGAAATGTCTAAAGAAGAAGCTGAAGAGCTGTTTGATTATGCAGATGTTGTAACTGGCTGTGCTTCAAAATATATAAGAGAAGTTGGTGAAGGGAGAGAAATTTTCACTGCAGGTGCCTCTATACCAATTTATGGAGTTACAGAAGCTGGAGAAAAGTTTTTAAAAATAAGAATTGAAAAAATAGGGGGATTGAAGGATAAACCTGATGCTAAGATACCTGATCCTTTAATTTAA
- a CDS encoding adenylosuccinate synthetase → MTCSILVGGAWGDEGKGKCITYLCDNDKPDIIARAGVGPNAGHSVEIHGEKYGLRLTPSGFVHTGARMLIGAGVLVDPEVFMHEMEYLNKYNVRDRTFVDYRCAIIENKHKEQDQASDYLKNKIGSTGTGCGPANSDRVMRTIKLAEQYEELEDYLTNVPQEVNDALDDDKEVFIEGSQGFGLSLYYGTYPYVTSKDTTASTFAADVGVGPTRIDEVIAVFKSYITRVGEGPFATEITQEKAEEMGIEEYGTVTGRRRRVGLFDMELARESCMINGATQIALTCVDKLFPNCENVTDYSKLPGEVKKFIEEIEGETGVPVTIISTGPDLEDTIDLRDELL, encoded by the coding sequence ATGACATGTAGTATATTAGTTGGTGGCGCCTGGGGAGATGAAGGTAAAGGTAAATGTATCACTTATCTTTGTGACAATGATAAACCAGACATTATAGCAAGAGCAGGTGTAGGTCCAAATGCAGGCCACTCTGTTGAAATTCACGGCGAAAAATATGGATTAAGATTAACTCCTTCCGGATTTGTACATACTGGTGCGAGAATGCTCATTGGAGCAGGAGTACTGGTTGATCCTGAAGTTTTCATGCATGAAATGGAATATTTAAATAAATATAATGTTAGGGACAGGACTTTTGTTGATTATAGATGTGCAATTATAGAAAACAAACATAAAGAACAGGATCAGGCTTCTGATTATCTTAAAAACAAAATAGGAAGTACTGGAACTGGATGTGGACCTGCAAACTCAGACAGAGTTATGAGGACTATAAAACTTGCAGAACAATATGAAGAACTTGAAGATTACCTAACAAATGTCCCTCAAGAAGTAAATGACGCATTAGATGATGATAAAGAGGTTTTTATTGAAGGATCTCAGGGATTCGGCCTCTCTCTTTACTACGGTACATATCCGTATGTAACAAGCAAAGACACAACAGCAAGCACATTTGCAGCTGATGTGGGTGTGGGACCAACCAGGATTGATGAAGTAATAGCTGTTTTTAAATCTTATATAACAAGAGTTGGTGAAGGACCTTTTGCAACTGAAATAACACAGGAAAAAGCTGAAGAAATGGGTATTGAAGAATACGGAACCGTAACTGGCCGTAGAAGGAGGGTAGGCTTATTTGACATGGAACTTGCAAGAGAATCATGCATGATAAACGGTGCAACTCAAATCGCATTAACCTGTGTAGATAAACTTTTCCCAAACTGTGAGAATGTAACAGACTATTCTAAACTTCCTGGAGAAGTTAAAAAGTTTATAGAAGAAATTGAAGGCGAAACAGGCGTACCTGTAACTATAATTTCAACAGGACCTGATCTCGAAGATACAATAGATTTAAGAGATGAACTTTTATAA